A region of Nocardioides alkalitolerans DNA encodes the following proteins:
- a CDS encoding bifunctional adenosylcobinamide kinase/adenosylcobinamide-phosphate guanylyltransferase produces the protein MSVRLLGTGAADGWPQAFCRCASCGAERAAGRVRGQTAALLDGTVLLDCGPSTPEAATRAGTDLTGVRLLLVTHQHSDHLSPAALMHRGWVTDAPLTVAGPPDAIAAARAWLPDDAPVTWLPVAPGERHTLLGYDVRVLAAAHRTGLGDPGAVEAVLWDVTTPTGTRVLHATDTGPLPAATITAVEGAAYDVVLLEETFGDRVDLAGEQHLALATFAEQVRRLRAVGAVTDTTDVVAVHLSHHNPPTPELARRLAAVGARVVDDGTELVPGAVTPRPGGRTLVLGGARSGKSVEAERLVAGEPQVAYVATSGRRDGDAEWAERVALHVERRPAHWRTVETLDLVGLLADEAPGEALLVDCLTLWLTGVIDRYGAWEPSAPDHADAWAAVEAEVAALLEAWRTTSRRVVAVSNEVGQGIVPATASGRLFRDAMGRLNAAVAAATEDVRWCVAGRVVSL, from the coding sequence GTGAGCGTGCGACTCCTCGGCACCGGTGCCGCCGACGGCTGGCCCCAGGCGTTCTGCCGCTGCGCCTCCTGCGGTGCGGAGCGCGCGGCCGGCCGGGTGCGCGGCCAGACCGCCGCGCTCCTCGACGGGACCGTTCTCCTCGACTGCGGACCCAGCACGCCCGAGGCGGCCACCCGGGCGGGCACCGACCTCACCGGCGTGCGCCTCCTCCTCGTCACCCACCAGCACTCCGACCACCTCAGTCCCGCCGCGCTGATGCATCGGGGCTGGGTCACCGACGCACCGCTCACCGTCGCCGGCCCGCCCGACGCGATCGCGGCCGCGCGTGCCTGGCTGCCCGACGACGCACCGGTGACGTGGCTGCCTGTCGCGCCCGGCGAGCGGCACACCCTCCTCGGCTACGACGTGCGGGTGCTGGCCGCCGCCCACCGCACCGGCCTGGGCGACCCCGGCGCGGTCGAGGCCGTGCTCTGGGACGTGACGACGCCGACCGGGACACGCGTCCTGCACGCCACCGACACCGGCCCCCTGCCCGCGGCGACGATCACGGCGGTGGAGGGCGCGGCGTACGACGTCGTGCTCCTCGAGGAGACCTTCGGCGACCGCGTCGACCTCGCCGGTGAGCAGCACCTCGCGCTGGCCACGTTCGCCGAGCAGGTCCGCCGGCTCCGCGCGGTGGGTGCCGTCACCGACACCACGGACGTCGTCGCGGTGCACCTCTCCCACCACAACCCGCCGACGCCCGAGCTCGCGCGCCGCCTCGCCGCCGTCGGCGCCCGCGTGGTCGACGACGGCACCGAGCTCGTCCCCGGCGCCGTCACCCCCCGACCGGGCGGCCGCACGCTGGTGCTCGGCGGGGCCCGCTCGGGCAAGTCCGTCGAGGCCGAGCGGCTCGTGGCGGGCGAGCCGCAGGTGGCGTACGTCGCGACCAGCGGCCGCCGCGACGGGGACGCCGAGTGGGCCGAGCGCGTGGCCCTGCACGTCGAGCGTCGCCCGGCCCACTGGCGCACGGTCGAGACCCTCGACCTCGTCGGGCTGCTCGCCGACGAGGCGCCCGGCGAGGCACTGCTGGTCGACTGCCTGACCCTCTGGCTGACGGGCGTCATCGACCGGTACGGCGCGTGGGAGCCCTCCGCGCCCGACCACGCCGACGCGTGGGCCGCGGTCGAGGCCGAGGTCGCCGCGCTGCTCGAGGCCTGGCGCACGACCTCCCGCCGGGTCGTCGCCGTCAGCAACGAGGTGGGCCAGGGCATCGTGCCGGCCACGGCGTCGGGCAGGTTGTTCCGCGACGCCATGGGGCGCCTGAACGCGGCCGTCGCCGCTGCGACCGAGGACGTGCGCTGGTGCGTCGCCGGACGGGTCGTGTCCCTGTGA
- a CDS encoding dihydrofolate reductase: protein MTTPGGLTVTCVAAVARNGVIGDGPDIPWKVPGEQAEFKRRTLGTTLLMGRATYASIGRPLPGRTTVVLTRDAAWSPGHDGVHVARDLDAAVAIADGLGVPVSVAGGAQVYAAALAVPGLVDAQVLTEIPLEVRGDVRYPAIDEAGWPVVDRDVHDGFTVVVRWRRARLDALAGLLGGPVAGPALLRGGTHATTLAVRQRDRDLVARWFPPGDPAVERERAVLEVAPPLAPRYVADGATPWGPVLVTTRLAGGTPPPDTAPEELAPAMAEALAAVHAWDGAGLPGSSAVATPPSARTALVHGDFWAGNLLWDGSRVAGIVDWTGACRGPVELDVAWARQDLVLLGSAEAARIFLEAYERASGVRLGDVPAWDRWAVDRAAPQVAGWAANYAGIGRPDLTGPVLVERLQRFADALG, encoded by the coding sequence ATGACCACCCCCGGCGGCCTCACCGTCACCTGCGTCGCCGCCGTCGCGCGCAACGGGGTCATCGGGGACGGCCCCGACATCCCGTGGAAGGTGCCCGGGGAGCAGGCGGAGTTCAAGCGCCGCACCCTCGGTACGACGCTGTTGATGGGCCGCGCGACCTACGCGTCGATCGGGCGACCGCTGCCCGGGCGGACGACGGTGGTGCTGACGCGGGACGCCGCGTGGTCGCCGGGGCACGACGGGGTCCACGTCGCCCGCGACCTTGATGCCGCGGTGGCGATCGCCGACGGGCTCGGTGTTCCCGTCAGCGTGGCGGGCGGGGCGCAGGTGTACGCCGCAGCCCTCGCCGTCCCCGGTCTGGTCGACGCCCAGGTGCTCACCGAGATCCCGCTCGAGGTGCGGGGCGACGTGCGCTACCCGGCGATCGACGAGGCCGGGTGGCCCGTGGTCGACCGCGACGTGCACGACGGGTTCACCGTGGTGGTGCGCTGGCGCCGGGCGCGTCTCGACGCGCTGGCGGGGCTCCTGGGTGGCCCGGTCGCGGGTCCGGCGCTGCTGCGCGGCGGTACCCACGCGACGACCCTCGCCGTCCGGCAGCGGGACCGCGACCTCGTGGCGCGGTGGTTCCCGCCCGGCGACCCGGCGGTCGAGCGCGAGCGTGCTGTGCTGGAGGTCGCTCCGCCCCTGGCGCCTCGGTACGTCGCGGACGGCGCCACGCCGTGGGGTCCGGTGCTCGTCACGACGCGGCTCGCTGGCGGCACCCCGCCTCCCGACACCGCGCCCGAGGAGCTCGCGCCCGCGATGGCGGAGGCCCTGGCCGCGGTGCACGCGTGGGACGGCGCGGGCCTGCCCGGCTCCTCGGCGGTTGCGACACCGCCCTCGGCGCGGACGGCCCTGGTCCACGGTGACTTCTGGGCCGGCAACCTGCTGTGGGACGGGTCGCGCGTCGCCGGCATCGTCGACTGGACCGGGGCCTGCCGTGGTCCGGTCGAGCTCGACGTGGCGTGGGCGCGCCAGGACCTGGTGCTGCTGGGATCGGCGGAGGCCGCGCGCATCTTCCTCGAGGCGTACGAGCGAGCCAGCGGGGTCCGGCTCGGCGACGTACCCGCGTGGGACCGGTGGGCCGTCGACCGGGCCGCGCCGCAGGTCGCGGGATGGGCGGCGAACTATGCCGGGATCGGGCGCCCGGACCTCACGGGTCCGGTGTTGGTCGAGCGACTCCAGCGGTTCGCCGACGCATTGGGCTGA
- a CDS encoding thymidylate synthase, with amino-acid sequence MQAYLDLVRRILDEGVEKSDRTGTGTLSVFGHQMRFDLTAGFPLVTTKKVHTRSVFAELLWFLRGDTNVRWLQERGVTIWDEWADEDGELGPVYGAQWRSWPTPDGGSIDQITKIIEQIRTDPDSRRHVVSAWNVAQVDDMALMPCHTVFQFYVAPARDGGRPRLSCQLYQRSGDVFLGVPFNIASYALLTHMVAHVLDLEVGDFVHTLGDAHLYLNHLDQARLQLTREPRPLPTLWLDPAVREIDGFDLEHVEVRGYDPHPGIKAPIAV; translated from the coding sequence GTGCAGGCCTACCTCGACCTCGTCCGCCGCATCCTCGACGAGGGGGTGGAAAAGTCCGACCGCACGGGCACCGGCACGCTCAGCGTGTTCGGCCACCAGATGCGCTTCGACCTGACCGCCGGCTTCCCGCTCGTCACGACGAAGAAGGTCCACACGCGCTCCGTGTTCGCCGAGCTGCTGTGGTTCCTGCGCGGCGACACCAACGTGCGCTGGCTGCAGGAGCGCGGCGTGACGATCTGGGACGAGTGGGCGGACGAGGACGGCGAGCTCGGCCCCGTCTACGGCGCGCAGTGGCGCTCCTGGCCTACGCCCGACGGCGGTTCCATCGACCAGATCACCAAGATCATCGAGCAGATCCGCACCGACCCCGACTCGCGACGGCACGTCGTCAGCGCCTGGAACGTTGCCCAGGTCGACGACATGGCGTTGATGCCGTGCCACACGGTGTTCCAGTTCTACGTCGCGCCGGCGCGGGACGGCGGGCGGCCGCGGCTGTCGTGCCAGCTCTACCAGCGCTCGGGCGACGTCTTCCTCGGCGTGCCGTTCAACATCGCGTCGTACGCGCTGCTGACCCACATGGTCGCCCACGTGCTCGACCTCGAGGTGGGGGACTTCGTGCATACGCTCGGCGACGCGCACCTCTACCTCAACCACCTCGACCAGGCCCGCCTGCAGCTCACGCGCGAGCCGCGTCCGCTGCCGACGCTGTGGCTGGACCCGGCCGTGCGGGAGATCGACGGGTTCGACCTGGAGCACGTCGAGGTGCGCGGCTACGACCCGCACCCGGGGATCAAGGCGCCGATCGCCGTATGA
- a CDS encoding adenosylcobinamide-GDP ribazoletransferase: protein MSPAGTSTGDGVRLAVGTLSVLRVPPPRRVDRAIAGVAMAVAPGVGLVLALLLAVPVGVLAHLGSAPLLLAVLAIAGAAALTRALHLDGLADVADGLGSGRSGELALAIMKKSDIGPFGVATLVLALLAQVAAAATLLAHDAVLGALALAVAVVAGRGTLPWLCTPAWPAARGDGLGATVAGAVTGARAAVAVGATLTLLAGAAVLGVLLVGPVAPDRWLLALGLGVVAGQAAAYLLARRCRRRFGGVTGDVYGACVESAVTVTLVVSALALG, encoded by the coding sequence GTGAGCCCCGCGGGCACGAGCACCGGTGACGGAGTCCGGCTCGCCGTCGGCACCCTCTCCGTCCTGCGCGTCCCGCCGCCGCGGCGGGTGGACCGGGCCATCGCGGGCGTCGCCATGGCGGTCGCGCCGGGCGTCGGGCTCGTGCTGGCGCTGCTCCTCGCCGTACCCGTCGGCGTGCTCGCCCACCTCGGCTCCGCGCCGCTGCTCCTCGCCGTCCTCGCCATCGCCGGAGCGGCCGCGCTGACCCGCGCCCTGCACCTCGACGGGCTCGCCGACGTCGCCGACGGGCTCGGGTCGGGCCGCTCCGGCGAGCTCGCGCTGGCGATCATGAAGAAGTCCGACATCGGGCCCTTCGGCGTCGCGACCCTCGTGCTCGCGCTGCTGGCGCAGGTCGCGGCGGCCGCCACGCTCCTGGCCCACGACGCCGTGCTCGGCGCGCTGGCGCTCGCGGTCGCGGTCGTCGCGGGACGGGGCACGCTGCCCTGGCTCTGCACCCCGGCCTGGCCGGCCGCGCGCGGCGACGGTCTCGGCGCGACCGTGGCCGGAGCGGTCACCGGCGCCCGGGCGGCCGTCGCGGTGGGCGCGACCCTCACCCTGCTCGCGGGTGCCGCGGTCCTCGGGGTGCTGCTCGTCGGCCCCGTCGCACCGGACCGCTGGCTCCTCGCGCTCGGCCTCGGCGTCGTCGCGGGCCAGGCGGCGGCGTACCTCCTCGCCCGGCGCTGCCGCCGCCGCTTCGGCGGCGTCACCGGTGACGTGTACGGCGCGTGCGTCGAGTCCGCCGTGACGGTGACGCTCGTCGTGAGCGCGCTGGCGCTCGGCTGA